A single region of the Methylocystis echinoides genome encodes:
- the mraY gene encoding phospho-N-acetylmuramoyl-pentapeptide-transferase, with translation MLTLLAELSSWYSPLNIFRYITFRAAMAAATALFFVFFFAPETIAALRARQGKGQPIRDDGPQSHLLTKKGTPTMGGLMILSGLFGATLLWAKLSNPYVWIVLFVTASFGAIGFYDDYLKVTKQSHAGFSGKARLALEFLIAGLACYFLMKVGGENMSKLAIPMVKGYIGSLGTFFIVFGAFVIVAAGNCVNLTDGLDGLAIVPSMIAVGAFAIFAYLVGNSIFSNYLGVNYVAGVGELTIVCSAFIGAGLGFLWFNAPPAQIFMGDTGSLALGGLVGTVAVAVKQEFVLVIVGGLFVLEGASVIIQVAYFKATGKRIFLMAPIHHHFEQKGWKEPQIVIRFWIISFVLALMGLATLKLR, from the coding sequence ATGCTGACGCTGCTTGCGGAACTGTCCTCCTGGTACAGCCCGCTCAACATCTTCCGCTACATCACCTTCCGCGCCGCCATGGCGGCCGCGACGGCGTTGTTCTTCGTCTTCTTCTTCGCGCCGGAGACGATCGCCGCGCTGCGCGCAAGGCAGGGCAAGGGCCAGCCGATCCGGGACGACGGCCCGCAGTCGCATCTGCTCACGAAAAAGGGCACGCCGACGATGGGCGGGCTCATGATCCTGTCGGGCCTGTTCGGCGCGACGCTGCTGTGGGCGAAGCTCAGCAACCCTTACGTCTGGATCGTGCTCTTCGTCACGGCCTCCTTTGGCGCCATCGGCTTCTACGACGACTATCTGAAGGTCACCAAGCAGTCGCACGCCGGTTTCTCCGGCAAGGCGCGCCTCGCGCTGGAGTTCCTCATCGCCGGCCTCGCCTGCTACTTCCTGATGAAGGTGGGCGGCGAGAACATGTCGAAACTCGCCATTCCGATGGTCAAGGGCTACATCGGTTCGCTAGGGACCTTCTTCATCGTCTTCGGCGCCTTCGTCATTGTCGCCGCCGGCAATTGCGTCAATCTCACCGACGGCCTCGACGGCCTCGCCATCGTGCCCTCGATGATCGCGGTCGGCGCCTTCGCGATCTTCGCCTATCTCGTCGGCAATTCGATCTTCTCGAATTATCTCGGCGTGAATTATGTCGCGGGCGTCGGCGAACTGACCATCGTCTGCTCGGCCTTCATCGGCGCGGGGCTCGGCTTCCTGTGGTTCAACGCGCCGCCGGCGCAGATCTTCATGGGCGACACCGGCTCGCTGGCGCTCGGCGGACTCGTCGGCACGGTGGCCGTGGCTGTGAAGCAGGAATTCGTGCTCGTGATCGTCGGCGGCCTGTTCGTGCTGGAGGGCGCCTCGGTCATCATTCAGGTGGCCTATTTCAAGGCCACCGGAAAGCGCATCTTCCTGATGGCGCCGATCCACCATCATTTCGAGCAGAAGGGCTGGAAGGAGCCGCAGATCGTCATCCGCTTCTGGATCATCTCCTTCGTGCTGGCGCTCATGGGTCTTGCGACCCTCAAGCTGAGGTAA
- a CDS encoding UDP-N-acetylmuramoylalanyl-D-glutamyl-2,6-diaminopimelate--D-alanyl-D-alanine ligase: MRQEPLWSGLALVGALQARVSGALAREVSGVSIDTRTLEPGDLFVAIKGEARDGHEFVRAAFEKGAAAAVIDEEHVRELSGAGPLLVVRDVQRSLELLGMRARDRTSAFIAAITGSVGKTSTKDMTRLMLSRFGAAHASVASYNNQWGVPLTLSRMPASTRYGVFELGMNHAGEIAGLVAQVRPHVAVVTRVAAVHLEHFESVEGIADAKAEIFTGLEGGVAVINRDDDHYARLAEAASPYAGHIFDFGESASAQARLLDYQPVDGVHEITADVLGRRLVYRIGAPGKHLALNSLAALLIALAFDIDVETAAQAFADFTPTPGRGQRESFVIDAGAFTLIDESYNANPTSMRAAFELLGATAPGFGGRRIAVLGDMLELGPHGADLHAGLAEDLERAKVDLLFTAGPLMSRLYYAAPETMRAAHRATPLELEDAVLSELRAGDVIMVKGSNGSRISRICAALKEKFAAKTAS; encoded by the coding sequence ATGAGGCAGGAACCGCTTTGGTCGGGATTGGCGCTGGTGGGCGCCCTTCAGGCCCGGGTCAGCGGGGCGCTGGCGCGCGAGGTCTCCGGCGTCTCGATCGACACCCGCACCCTTGAGCCCGGCGATCTCTTCGTGGCCATCAAGGGCGAAGCGCGGGACGGCCATGAATTCGTCCGCGCCGCCTTCGAGAAGGGAGCGGCCGCCGCCGTCATCGACGAGGAACACGTAAGGGAGCTCTCCGGCGCCGGTCCGCTTCTCGTCGTGAGGGACGTTCAGCGCTCGCTCGAACTGCTCGGGATGCGTGCGCGCGACCGCACCTCCGCTTTCATCGCCGCGATCACCGGCTCGGTCGGCAAGACCTCCACCAAGGACATGACGCGGCTGATGCTGTCGCGGTTCGGCGCGGCCCATGCGTCGGTCGCCTCCTATAATAATCAGTGGGGCGTGCCGCTGACGCTGTCGCGCATGCCGGCCTCGACGCGCTACGGCGTTTTCGAACTCGGCATGAATCACGCGGGCGAGATCGCCGGTCTGGTCGCGCAGGTGCGCCCGCATGTCGCCGTCGTCACCCGCGTCGCCGCCGTGCATCTCGAACATTTCGAGTCGGTTGAAGGCATTGCGGACGCCAAGGCGGAGATTTTCACCGGCCTGGAGGGCGGCGTCGCCGTCATCAACCGCGACGACGACCATTATGCGCGCCTTGCGGAAGCCGCGTCGCCCTATGCCGGACATATCTTCGATTTCGGCGAATCCGCCTCCGCGCAGGCGCGTCTTCTGGATTACCAGCCTGTCGACGGCGTCCATGAGATCACCGCCGACGTCCTCGGCCGGCGTCTCGTCTATCGCATCGGCGCGCCGGGCAAGCATCTGGCGCTCAATTCGCTCGCCGCGCTGCTCATCGCGCTTGCCTTCGACATCGACGTGGAGACGGCGGCGCAGGCCTTCGCTGATTTCACGCCGACGCCTGGACGCGGCCAGCGCGAGTCCTTCGTGATCGACGCCGGCGCCTTCACCTTGATCGACGAGAGCTACAACGCCAACCCGACCTCCATGCGCGCGGCTTTCGAACTGCTCGGGGCGACGGCGCCGGGCTTCGGCGGGCGTCGCATCGCCGTGCTCGGCGACATGCTGGAGCTCGGGCCGCATGGCGCCGATCTCCACGCCGGACTTGCGGAGGATCTGGAGCGGGCGAAGGTCGATCTCCTGTTCACCGCCGGCCCGCTGATGTCGCGCCTCTATTACGCGGCCCCCGAGACGATGCGCGCCGCCCATCGCGCCACGCCCCTGGAGCTGGAGGACGCCGTGCTGAGCGAGCTTCGCGCCGGCGACGTGATCATGGTCAAGGGCTCGAACGGCTCGCGCATCTCGCGGATCTGCGCCGCGCTGAAAGAAAAATTCGCGGCCAAGACGGCCAGCTAG